From the genome of Nocardia mangyaensis:
CCGGTTCAGGGTGAGGCGGCGGCCGGTGTCGTCATGCTGCGTCCGGCTTCGCCCGGTACCGGTGTGATCGCCGGTGGCGCGGCGCGTGCCGTGCTCGAATGCGCTGGCATTCACGACATTCTGGCCAAGTCGCTCGGTAGCGACAATGCGATCAACGTCGTTCACGCGACGGTTGCCGCGCTCAAGCTGCTCCAGCGTCCCGAAGAGGTTGCCGCGCGTCGTGGTCTGCCGATCGAGGATGTCGCTCCGGCGGGCATGCTGCGTGCGCGTGCGGGACAGGGAGCCTGACATGGCAGATCTCAAGGTGACCCAGATCAAGAGCACGATCGGCGCCAAGGCGAACCAGCGCGACAGCCTGCGGACCCTCGGCCTGCGGAAGATCCGCCAGTCGGTGGTTCGTGAGGACAACGCTCAGAACCGCGGTCTGATCAACGTCGTGCGCCACCTCGTAACAGTTGAGGAGGTCTGACATGACCATCAAATTGCACCACCTGCGTCCTGCGCCGGGTTCCAAGACCGAGAAGACCCGTGTGGGTCGCGGTGAGGGTTCCAAGGGCAAGACCGCCGGTCGTGGTACCAAGGGCACCAAGGCCCGCAAGAACGTCCCCGCGGCGTTCGAGGGTGGCCAGATGCCGCTGCACATGCGACTGCCGAAGCTGAAGGGCTTCACCAATCGCTTCCGGGTCGAGTACCAGGTCGTGAATGTGGGTCGTATCGCCGAGCTGTTCCCCGAGGGCGGCACGGTCGGTAAGGCCGAGCTGGTCGCGGCCGGCGCCGTTCGCAAGAACGAGCTGGTCAAGGTGCTCGGCGACGGTGAGATCGGTGTCGCGGTCCAGGTGACCGCCGACAAGGTGACCGGCTCCGCCAAGGAGAAGATCGCCGCCGCCGGTGGCACCGTCACCGAACTGGCCT
Proteins encoded in this window:
- the rplO gene encoding 50S ribosomal protein L15 codes for the protein MTIKLHHLRPAPGSKTEKTRVGRGEGSKGKTAGRGTKGTKARKNVPAAFEGGQMPLHMRLPKLKGFTNRFRVEYQVVNVGRIAELFPEGGTVGKAELVAAGAVRKNELVKVLGDGEIGVAVQVTADKVTGSAKEKIAAAGGTVTELA
- the rpmD gene encoding 50S ribosomal protein L30, with product MADLKVTQIKSTIGAKANQRDSLRTLGLRKIRQSVVREDNAQNRGLINVVRHLVTVEEV